The stretch of DNA TGCACCTCGTTCATCTGTTGTATTAGAAAGAGAACTTTTTTATATGTTTGTTAAGTAACTTGAAGGATAGTTTTGGAAAATGTCGAATGTGTAAATAATTGACGGTTTTTGTTACTCCTAAAGTCTTAATGTGAATGAAAACATGATGATTGGAGGAAAGAAAAAGATGAGGCAAGTTGACGACAGAGCGCAGCCGAATGTAATGAAACAAATTTTTGAAGGCCGTTGAGTGGGATATCACTAAACCATTGATCAGCGATCAAAATAACGATTATTTATTTCTCTCTCAAAAAGTGCTCAGAGCTTCAGTCTGGTTTAAGCGATACGCGGAGGCGATCCTGCAGGTTCAGCAGGGAATCGAAATCGAAGAGACCTCCATGGATAGCGAGATTGTGGAGGACAAGCGATGAACGTTTATCTTGAGCTTAGTAAAGGATACTGGGGAATCGGAGAATCGGGCCTGAGCCTTGAAGCGGTCGTGAAGGAAAGCGATAAGAAAAGTAAGTTCTACAGGGATCTCGTTAAAGGGTACTGGGAAACATGGGAAAGTGAGGAACAGTGCAGCTTTTATAGCAAATGCTATGAGCGTTACTATGATATCGAGAACCAACCTATCCTTTCCATAGAAGTTCAAGCGGATTCACCGCTAGCTATTGGACATGGCGGAGTTAGTGTACTCGAAACAGGCTTGTTGCTTCACCCCATCTACGGGGTTCCCTTTTTGCCAGCATCGGCGCTTAAAGGAGTCGCGTCCCGATATGCGCATAAAAGTTTGGGTCAGACTTATCCATCGCTATTGCGGACGGGTCATGATTACCAGGTGATTTTTGGGACTCAAGCGTCTGCGGGTTACGTACATTTTCATGATGCTTTAATTACCCCGGAATCCGTGAAGTCTGCATTAAAACAAGATGTCCTGACTCCTCACCATAAGGATTATAACGGAATTATACTAACTGAGGAAGCAGATAGCGGGAGATCGAAAGCCTATCCAGCTCCACGTGATGATGATTCACCTGAACCTTTCCCTTTCTTGACGGTATCCGGGCGCTTTATGATCATACTTTCCTTTGATGGAGAACAACAAGAAGGAGCTAAATGGTTACAGCTTACTCAAAATATTCTTCTAAAGGCGTTGGAGCAGGAGGGGCTGGGCGCTAAGACGAATGCTGGATATGGCAGGTTGACTGCAGTGAGAAAAGGTCAATGAATTAAGAAGAGATTGAGAGGAACATATCG from Paenibacillus sp. CAA11 encodes:
- the cmr6 gene encoding type III-B CRISPR module RAMP protein Cmr6, encoding MNVYLELSKGYWGIGESGLSLEAVVKESDKKSKFYRDLVKGYWETWESEEQCSFYSKCYERYYDIENQPILSIEVQADSPLAIGHGGVSVLETGLLLHPIYGVPFLPASALKGVASRYAHKSLGQTYPSLLRTGHDYQVIFGTQASAGYVHFHDALITPESVKSALKQDVLTPHHKDYNGIILTEEADSGRSKAYPAPRDDDSPEPFPFLTVSGRFMIILSFDGEQQEGAKWLQLTQNILLKALEQEGLGAKTNAGYGRLTAVRKGQ
- a CDS encoding type III-B CRISPR module-associated protein Cmr5 — protein: MKAVEWDITKPLISDQNNDYLFLSQKVLRASVWFKRYAEAILQVQQGIEIEETSMDSEIVEDKR